TGCGGCAATCGAGTTCTCTCGGTAGTCGACGGCTAACAGATCACGGTCTGCGTTACTCTTCGTTTCGAGCCGCCAGCCGACAAACGGTGTCTCGGTGTCGACATCGAGTGCTGCAAGCAACCGCACAATCAAAAGATAGCCACTGGCGAGGGCAGTTATACCGACGACCGTCTCCGGGCCATACCGGGAAGCGAGGGCGGCGTGGCAATCGTCGTCGACCGCGGTGCGGACAACCGCTGAGAGCATATCTTGTGTGGTTACTGCCACCGTTGGTCAGTCCGTATCGGTCACCACCGCCACCGCCCGAACCGGTGCGGCATCACCGTCACGGATCGGCACCGGGTAGGCGTGGAGTTCGAACCGCGAGGGGAGTCGACCGAGTCCCCGGAGATTTTCGACCAGTAGCCGGTCACTACTGAAAAGAGCGTGGTGGACCGGATACCCCACCGGTTCGTCCGGCGTCGCGTTGTCGGTCGGTGTCGGGTCGACATTGAGGGCGTCGATCCCCAGATGGAGACCACGCTTTGCGAGCCATTCGGCGGCTTCGGCGGTGAGATACGGATGGTCGAAATACTGATCGGTTCCCCAGTGGTCGTCCCAGCCAGTCTGGATGACAAGCAGGTCGACTGCTTCCTCAATTCCTCCATCACCCAGTGCCGCTGTGATCGTCGCACCGTCGATTGCAGCCCGCGGATCGAGTGGTCGACAGTCAACCAGCCGAGTCTCAAATTGGAACGTTTCGACTGGAAGTTGGTCGATTGTCGTACCGTCTTCGAGCATGTGGGCCGGTGCGTCAACGTGTGTCCCAGCATGCGAATCCATTACAATCGACGTGGTTCGGTAGCCATCCGATTCGACGGTCGCGGTGGGTTCGACCCGAACCGGTGGGGTGTCCGGATACACGCACATATCGGACTCGATGGGATGAGACAGATCATAGCTGGGCATACGTCGACTCTGCGCGCCGCCCGGAAGTCGGTTCGGCTACTCCCGATCCAGATACAGTTGGTCGATCCGGTCGGCGTATCGGTCGGTGATCGTCCGGCGTTTCTTTTTAAGTGTCGGCGTGAGCAATCCGTTGTCGACGGTGAAGGGGTCGACAACGAGATCGAACGAGTCGACCCGTTCGTGCGGCTGAAACCCTCGTGTCGCCGCCTCGATTTCGGTCTCAATATGGGCGTGTACCGTCTTGTCCGCAACGAGTTGGGCTGATTCAGTCGGGAGATCGACACCCTCGCGGTTGGCCCACCAGCGGATGGCCTCGACGTTCGGAACGATGAGTGCGCCAACGACTGGTCGACCATCACCGATAAGTAGACACTGCTCGATCAGCGGACTTTCGGAGATCGTGTCCTCGATAGGCCCGGGGACGACGTTTTTGCCAGTCGACAGCACGAGTAGTTGTTTCCGTCGACCACGAAACACCAGATACTCGCTCGGCAGTTGCTCGACCAGATCGCCAGTGCGGAACCAACGGTCGGTGGCTGTCTCGGTCGACTCAACTGTCTCGTCGACCGACGCCGATTCGGAACTGTCCGGCGAGACGAACGCCTTGGCGGTCCCGTCGGGCCGGTTCCAGTAGCCATCGGTCACATTTGGACCCCGAACCAGCAGTTCACCGACTGTCGCCCCTTCGTCGACCGACCCTGAACGGGACCCACCGGCGGTTCCGTCGATGTCGACTGTCGTATCGATCCGTGTTTCGACATCCAATAGTGGCGGGCCAATGGTACCCACTTCCGGAGCCTCCGGTGGATTCACACTGACGACTGGGGCGGTTTCAGTCAGTCCGTACCCCTCGAAAATTGGGATCCCCATCCCGTGAAACGTTGCACAGAGATCCGCCGAGAGGCTGTCGCCGCCACTGATGAACAGCTCCAATTCGTCGCCAAGGGCCTCTCGAATCCCCGAATAGACGAGCCGATCCGCAACCGCGTGGGCCACGCGTAGGCGTCGACCCGGATCGTCGGCAAGATGGAATCGCTTCGCAACGTCGACGGCCCAGTTAAATAGTCGCTCGCTAACCACCGAACCGCTGGCCTCGGCTTCGAACTTCTCGAACAGTCGTTCGTAGAGTCGTGGGACGGCAGTACTACAGGTCGGCGCAACGGCTCGAAAATCGTCTCCGAGCGTCTCGGGGGACTCGGCGTAGGCAACTGTGGCTCCGGCGGCGATCATCAGATACCCCCCGACGAGTCGCTCGAAGACGTGGGCCAACGGCAGCACCGAGAGGTGTCGACTGGTGTGATCGAGATGAGGCACCGCGCCGGAGCGGTCCGAACGAGGGCCGAAGCGGCGGAAGACGCCGTCGACGTTGGCACAGAAGTTCCCATGAGTAAGCCGGACGCCCTTCGGCTGGCCGGTCGTCCCCGAGGTGTAGATGATGCTTGCCAGATTCGCTGATGTGCGAGCCGAAAGCCACGACTCCCACGAGTCGCTCTCGAAAACAGTCGCTCCGCGCTCGTAGACAGTACCTAACGTCAAAATATCGCCACGGTCCCGAACCGCCCCCGCCATCCCGCTACCGTCGGGTAGGGAGTCCATAACGACAATGAACTCGGCGTCGACCGCGGGTTCGAGTGCGAGCACCCGGCCCAGTAGCTCGCTGTTTTCGACGACGATTCCGGTCGGCTCCGGATCGGTGAGGAGATATTCGAGTCGGTCGTCGGTGGCCGAGGGGTAGGCGGTCGTGACGACGCCGCCTGCGGCCAGCGTGGCGAGGTCGACCTGCGTCCATTCCATGCGCGTGTGGGAGACAATCGACAGCCGGTCGTCTGGTTCGAGACCCAGATCGTGGAACCCGGCGGCGAGATGCTTGACGACCGTTTCGAGTTCACTGTAGGTGAGATCGGCGTAGGCGTCATTCGGTGCTTCAGGAATCGCACCGACGTCGACCAGCGACCGGTCGTAGACTCCGCCTTTATAAGCGTGGGCGGCTGCCGAGGGATGACGAGCTGCGGTCGAGACGAACAGCTCCGGGATCGTCGCAGATCCCAGCGACGGGTGGTCGAAGGCAGCTTCGGCCTGTCGACGGTTCATACGTGAAAAACTGCGGCGGGCTGTATAAGAACTCTCGATCAGTCCTGACGGTCGAGGAAGCTCAGCACGCCCCGAACGTTGAGTTTGGTCTCCTCACGACCCTTTTCAGTGCCCCAGATCTCGGTGAGTTCGGTGTGGTCGACGAAATGCCGGATGACGGCATCATCGTCGCTGAGGCTCTCTCGGCGCTGGCGAATCGCCTCGACCCACTCGACCAGTGACCGCTTGTAGCCGTCCAACAGTTGCTCATTATAGGCTCTGGGACCGAAGTGGCCGAAACACAGGAGTTCGGGATCGAGCGACTGAATCATCGACACGTCGTCGAGACACTGGTGGACGTCGAACTGTGACGGTGGTGAGGTGACGCGAATCTCGTCGTGGTCGGGGACGTACAGTCCAGCCGCATCTGCAGTAAAAACGACACCCGTGTCGGTCTCAAACACGTGCTGATGGGGGGCGTGGCCAGGGGCCTCGTGGGCCGTTAGGGTGAGGCTACCGAGGTCGACCGTCTCGCCGTCTGTTAAACCCCGAATCCGATCTTCGGGGACTGGCTTCGGTTCGGTGTAGTAGGTCCACATCTCGCCGACTGCTGATTTGGTTCCACTTATAAGTCGGTCGGGGTCGACGAGGTGTCGAACAGCTCGCTCGTGGATCAGCACCTCGGCTTCAGGGTATCGTTCAGCGAGAAAACCCGCGCCGCCAGCGTGGTCGAGGTGGGCGTGGGTCGGGAGGATGTATGCGAGGCTATCGATGTCGAGTTGGTCGAGCGCGGCGAAAATGTACTCTCGGTTGGTTCCGATACCGGTGTCGACGAGGGCGGGCTGGTCGGTGTCGAAAATGTAGACCGAGCCGTAGCCCTCGACGTCGTACATGCCGGTGTCGAGGTAGTAGAGATCGGGGTGGTCGTCGACTGGTTTGAGATCGCCGGGAGCCATACAGGGGAGACCGCACGGCAGGCGGTTAATCGTTCGGTCGAACTACGCGATACCGAGTTCCTCGCGCGTGGTCGCTTCGCCGTAGAGGAACTCCGAGTGGTCGACCGCGTACTCGCGATGGTCTTCCTCGATGAAGCCGAGCGCATCCTCGACGAGTACGGGTTTGAAGTCACGGAGTCCCGCACTCCCGGCGGTGTGGAACACACAGACGTTTGCGAGCGTCCCACACAGCAGGAGAGTGTCGATGTTGTGGGCGCGGAGCCAACCTTCGAGTTCGGTTTGATAAAAGGCGTCGTAGGTGTGTTTGACGACGATATGGTCGGCCTCGTCGGCCGGGAGTTCGTCGACGAGTTCGGCCTCCCAACTACCTTCGAGGACGTGTTCGCCCCAGCGGTCAAACTCGTCGTAGTAGTGAGCCCCGTCGAACTGGTCGGGCGGGTGGACGTCCCGCGTGTAGATCACGTCCATCTTAGCGTCGTGGGCCCAGTCGACCAGATCGACGACGGGCTCAATGGCCGCCTCGCTGCCGGGGGCGTACAGCGAGCCATCGGGGTGACAAAAACCCTTCTGCATGTCGACAACGACAACTGCGGTGGTAGCTGGATCGTGTTCCATGCCGGTTCTAAGGTCACCATGGAAAAATGTGCTTGGGATCGGAGGGTGTTGTGATACTGTGGCCACAGGATGAACACCGAATAACATATACAATATACGTCTGTGTTCGGTACATGGACGCTCAGACATACCGAAATCGCATTGAGACAGCGGTCCTCGATGCGGACTACGAGCCGATCAGCGACGAGTCGACCGGCGAGTTCGAACCAGTGTGGCACAAACAAACCGAAGATCCGACAATCGGCGTCACGGAGGTTTTCGTGACTGTCATCGATAGCGAGGGGACCGATGAGGAGATTCTCACGGAGACCTCAGAGGCGTTCCGGAGACAGTTGTCCGAGATGACGCCGTCGGAACCCAGCACGATGGAGAACCTCTTCGGCTATGTCGTCTTTGCCGTCTCGGAACCCAGCGAGGAGCTTATTCAGTTTGCGACAGAGGAGTATACCGTGGCCGACCGGCGGACGAGCGTCTTTCCGCTGCTCTACGATCTGGAGAACGAAACGCTCCACAGACATCCCGTCCCCCGGCTCAAAGGCCGCGGGTTCTACGAGAAGCAGAAACTCGACGCCGAATCGCTGTTTTCGCTCTGAGTTCTCCCTGCCACAGCTCTTAGGCTTTTGTCCCAATACGTGTCGACAATGACTACCTCGCTTAATGGGTCAGTGTGCTCGTCGGTCGACGCCGAGTCGGTTTGGCTCGAAACAAATGGAGTCCAGCTACATACAGTGCAGGCGGGTCCCGAAGACGGCCCGCTTGTCATCTTGCTGCACGGCTTTCCCGAGTGTTGGTACGGCTGGCACAGACAGCTCGGCCCGCTGGCGAACGCCGGCTACCGGGTGGTCGTCCCCGACCAGCGCGGCTACAATCTGAGCGACAAGCCCGCGGGCGTCGACAGCTACCATCTCGACGAACTGGCCGCCGACATCGTCGGTCTCATCGACGCCTGCGACCGTGAGACGGCCAGCGTCGCGGGCCACGACTGGGGAGCCGCGGTCGCCTGGTGGCTCGGCATGGCGTACCCCGACCGACTCGACCGCCTCTGTATAGTCAACGTTCCTCATCCGACCGTTTTCGAGCAGAAACTCCGTGAAAGCTGGTCGCAGCGACTGAAAAGCTGGTATATCCTCCTGTTTCAGCTTCCCCTTGTTCCGGAGGTGGTCTCGGAACTTGGTAATTGGTGGCTCCCGAGACGCTCGCTGGAGTCGACCAGCCGCGCCGGGACGTTCACGTCGACCGATCTGGATCGCTACCGAACGGCGTGGGCCGAACCGGGGGCATACACCGCAATGGTCAACTGGTATCGGGCGATTGCTCGCTACCGTCCCCAGCCCAGCAGCGAGGCGGTGTCGACGCCAACCCTGATTCTCTGGGGGACCGACGACGAGTTCTTGGAGACCTCGATGGCCCACGACAGCCTCGACTACTGCGAGGACGGCCAGCTGCAGTTGGTCGACGAGGCGACCCACTGGATTCTCCACGAGGAGCCAGCGCTGGTCGTCGAGGCGCTGCTCGACCACCTGCCGGATCCCGTTCGGCAGCCCGACCGTCCCTGACCGTACTACCTTTTGTGTCTCGGAACCCTACATCGACGTATGCTACTCGTCCGGGGCCACGGCGGCGGAACGGCGCTCACGGGGACTGTCTTCGAGCGTGGCGAACAGTCGCCATCTTATAAGGGTGCACCGGAGGAGGACGCCCCCTACGTCTGGGTCTGTGACTCGTTTTACGAGGTCGAAAGCGGCGGTTCTCCGTTGGAGATCGATGGCGAAGAGATCCGTGTCGCCTTCGAGTCACCGATGCCTCGCGGCTTCGAAACCAAACAGCAGGCACTGACGGCTGCCGAAGACCACGTCAAAACACAGTTCGCCCGGATCGGCGTCGACCGGTCGGCCGTCGAGATCGAAGTCGTCCCAACCGATCCGGCCTGAGCGGTCGACTACGAGACTGTCTGTTCGGTATCGGTAGCGGTTGGCCACGCTTGAATCGTCTCGACTGCCCCAACGAT
This sequence is a window from Halohasta litchfieldiae. Protein-coding genes within it:
- a CDS encoding cyclase family protein — protein: MPSYDLSHPIESDMCVYPDTPPVRVEPTATVESDGYRTTSIVMDSHAGTHVDAPAHMLEDGTTIDQLPVETFQFETRLVDCRPLDPRAAIDGATITAALGDGGIEEAVDLLVIQTGWDDHWGTDQYFDHPYLTAEAAEWLAKRGLHLGIDALNVDPTPTDNATPDEPVGYPVHHALFSSDRLLVENLRGLGRLPSRFELHAYPVPIRDGDAAPVRAVAVVTDTD
- a CDS encoding AMP-dependent synthetase/ligase, with amino-acid sequence MNRRQAEAAFDHPSLGSATIPELFVSTAARHPSAAAHAYKGGVYDRSLVDVGAIPEAPNDAYADLTYSELETVVKHLAAGFHDLGLEPDDRLSIVSHTRMEWTQVDLATLAAGGVVTTAYPSATDDRLEYLLTDPEPTGIVVENSELLGRVLALEPAVDAEFIVVMDSLPDGSGMAGAVRDRGDILTLGTVYERGATVFESDSWESWLSARTSANLASIIYTSGTTGQPKGVRLTHGNFCANVDGVFRRFGPRSDRSGAVPHLDHTSRHLSVLPLAHVFERLVGGYLMIAAGATVAYAESPETLGDDFRAVAPTCSTAVPRLYERLFEKFEAEASGSVVSERLFNWAVDVAKRFHLADDPGRRLRVAHAVADRLVYSGIREALGDELELFISGGDSLSADLCATFHGMGIPIFEGYGLTETAPVVSVNPPEAPEVGTIGPPLLDVETRIDTTVDIDGTAGGSRSGSVDEGATVGELLVRGPNVTDGYWNRPDGTAKAFVSPDSSESASVDETVESTETATDRWFRTGDLVEQLPSEYLVFRGRRKQLLVLSTGKNVVPGPIEDTISESPLIEQCLLIGDGRPVVGALIVPNVEAIRWWANREGVDLPTESAQLVADKTVHAHIETEIEAATRGFQPHERVDSFDLVVDPFTVDNGLLTPTLKKKRRTITDRYADRIDQLYLDRE
- a CDS encoding MBL fold metallo-hydrolase, whose amino-acid sequence is MAPGDLKPVDDHPDLYYLDTGMYDVEGYGSVYIFDTDQPALVDTGIGTNREYIFAALDQLDIDSLAYILPTHAHLDHAGGAGFLAERYPEAEVLIHERAVRHLVDPDRLISGTKSAVGEMWTYYTEPKPVPEDRIRGLTDGETVDLGSLTLTAHEAPGHAPHQHVFETDTGVVFTADAAGLYVPDHDEIRVTSPPSQFDVHQCLDDVSMIQSLDPELLCFGHFGPRAYNEQLLDGYKRSLVEWVEAIRQRRESLSDDDAVIRHFVDHTELTEIWGTEKGREETKLNVRGVLSFLDRQD
- a CDS encoding cysteine hydrolase family protein, whose protein sequence is MEHDPATTAVVVVDMQKGFCHPDGSLYAPGSEAAIEPVVDLVDWAHDAKMDVIYTRDVHPPDQFDGAHYYDEFDRWGEHVLEGSWEAELVDELPADEADHIVVKHTYDAFYQTELEGWLRAHNIDTLLLCGTLANVCVFHTAGSAGLRDFKPVLVEDALGFIEEDHREYAVDHSEFLYGEATTREELGIA
- a CDS encoding alpha/beta fold hydrolase, which codes for MTTSLNGSVCSSVDAESVWLETNGVQLHTVQAGPEDGPLVILLHGFPECWYGWHRQLGPLANAGYRVVVPDQRGYNLSDKPAGVDSYHLDELAADIVGLIDACDRETASVAGHDWGAAVAWWLGMAYPDRLDRLCIVNVPHPTVFEQKLRESWSQRLKSWYILLFQLPLVPEVVSELGNWWLPRRSLESTSRAGTFTSTDLDRYRTAWAEPGAYTAMVNWYRAIARYRPQPSSEAVSTPTLILWGTDDEFLETSMAHDSLDYCEDGQLQLVDEATHWILHEEPALVVEALLDHLPDPVRQPDRP
- a CDS encoding DUF7113 family protein — translated: MLLVRGHGGGTALTGTVFERGEQSPSYKGAPEEDAPYVWVCDSFYEVESGGSPLEIDGEEIRVAFESPMPRGFETKQQALTAAEDHVKTQFARIGVDRSAVEIEVVPTDPA